AACAAAGACAGCTAATATAACTACTTTAGAAGAAAAAGCTAGAGAGTCAGCTCTATCAGAAATAAGTCGTCTAGAAAAAAATATGTGGGTTTTATCAATGGTAGCTCACGTAACACCACTTTTAGGACTTTTAGGAACAGTTACAGGTATGATAAAAGCTTTCCAAGCAGTAGCAATTCACGGTACAGGAGATGCAGCAGTTTTAGCAGAAGGAATATCTGAGGCACTATTTACAACAGCTGGAGGATTATTTGTAGCAATTCCTGCTATGATAATTTACAACTATTACAATAAAAAAATCGATAATACTATTAATGATATGGAAAAAGCAAGTACAGAGGTTATCAATTACTTTAGGAGATAGGTTATGAAAATAGAAAGATATAGAAGAAGAAATAATCAAAATATTATTTTAGAAATGACTCCTCTTATAGACGTTGTCTTTCTTTTATTGATATTTTTCTTGGTAGCGACAACTTTTGAAGATATTGATACAGGAATAAAAATTGATTTGCCTCAATCTACAATTAGAGAGGTAAAAACAGTAAAAGAAGTACAACTTAGCTTGACAAATTCAAAAGAGATTTTCCTAAAATACCAAGATGGAAAAGAAAATAAAAAAATTCTTATAAAGAAAGCTAACTTAAAGAGAGAGTTATCAAAAGTGTTAGCTGAATCAGAAAATAAAGCTGTTGTAATAAGTGGAGATAAAACACTTGATTATGGATTTATAGTGGAAATTATGACTCTTTCTAAAGAGG
This Fusobacterium perfoetens DNA region includes the following protein-coding sequences:
- a CDS encoding MotA/TolQ/ExbB proton channel family protein, yielding MYWIEKGGILMYFIAGMSILGTTVIIERFFYFILSERNKFDDIRDRFQKYLEENDIKGAIEFLGNSKSASGRVVKDVLAIWAKTKTANITTLEEKARESALSEISRLEKNMWVLSMVAHVTPLLGLLGTVTGMIKAFQAVAIHGTGDAAVLAEGISEALFTTAGGLFVAIPAMIIYNYYNKKIDNTINDMEKASTEVINYFRR
- a CDS encoding ExbD/TolR family protein → MKIERYRRRNNQNIILEMTPLIDVVFLLLIFFLVATTFEDIDTGIKIDLPQSTIREVKTVKEVQLSLTNSKEIFLKYQDGKENKKILIKKANLKRELSKVLAESENKAVVISGDKTLDYGFIVEIMTLSKEAGAEQLDIDTVFQK